A window of the Deltaproteobacteria bacterium genome harbors these coding sequences:
- the typA gene encoding translational GTPase TypA: MRGPRKDIRNLAIIAHVDHGKTTLLDGLLRQTGTFRVNQEVQERAMDSEDLERERGITIHAKSTAVEYQGVRIQLVDTPRYADVGGEVERVMGMVDAVLLLVDAVEGVMPQTRFVLGKALAQGLKPIVVVNKIDRPEQRAHEVVDEVFDLLVELGADDRQLDFPIVYTSAKQGTAALTPEAERRDLRPLLDLILEQAPAPVVDVEGPLQFQAVTLGWDEFVGRLVIGRVERGTLRRGVTVVRIPETGPAQSFRITKLFAPQGLDRVERESASAGEIAIIAGVDTIEIGDTICPPDAQESLPRIAIDPPTVSVRFSVNNSPFAGQEGKYVTSRQIGDRLRREALTNVSIRIGTGEATDTFEVAGRGELQIAVLIETMRREGYEFAVSQPQIIERTIDGKRCEPVEDVVAEVPERATGAVLEKLGSRRGRLVQMESRGSRTLLNFVVPSRGLFGYRTEFLTDTRGEGTLYRSVRGYEKLAGELGGRGVGAIVASETGRSTTHALFSIQERATMFIGNGENVYEGQIVGENRRDNDMNVNVTRAKKLTNVRNTGHDDAQVLTPPRRFTIESALEWIEGDELLEVTPESLRLRKRLLPANQRKRPG; the protein is encoded by the coding sequence ATGCGTGGCCCCCGCAAAGACATCCGCAACCTCGCGATCATCGCGCACGTCGATCACGGCAAGACGACGCTTCTCGATGGACTCCTGCGCCAGACCGGCACGTTCCGCGTCAATCAGGAGGTTCAGGAGCGCGCGATGGACAGCGAGGATCTCGAGCGCGAGCGCGGGATCACGATCCACGCCAAGAGCACCGCGGTCGAGTACCAGGGCGTGCGGATCCAGCTGGTCGACACGCCCCGCTACGCGGATGTCGGCGGCGAGGTCGAGCGCGTGATGGGAATGGTCGACGCGGTCCTGCTCCTGGTCGACGCGGTCGAGGGCGTGATGCCGCAGACGCGTTTCGTGCTCGGCAAGGCGCTCGCGCAGGGCCTGAAGCCGATCGTCGTCGTGAACAAGATCGACCGACCCGAGCAGCGCGCGCACGAGGTCGTGGACGAGGTCTTCGACCTGCTCGTGGAGCTCGGCGCCGACGACCGGCAGCTCGATTTCCCGATCGTGTACACCTCGGCGAAGCAGGGCACCGCGGCGCTCACGCCTGAGGCCGAGCGAAGGGATCTGCGTCCGCTGCTCGATCTGATCCTGGAGCAGGCGCCCGCTCCGGTCGTCGACGTGGAGGGACCGCTGCAGTTCCAGGCCGTGACGCTCGGCTGGGACGAGTTCGTCGGCCGGCTCGTGATCGGCCGCGTGGAGCGAGGCACGCTGCGCCGCGGCGTCACCGTGGTGCGTATACCCGAGACGGGGCCCGCGCAGAGCTTCCGGATCACCAAGCTCTTCGCGCCGCAAGGCCTCGATCGGGTCGAGCGCGAGAGCGCCTCTGCCGGCGAGATCGCGATCATCGCCGGCGTCGACACGATCGAGATCGGCGACACGATCTGCCCGCCCGATGCCCAGGAGTCGCTGCCGCGAATCGCGATCGACCCGCCGACGGTGAGCGTGCGCTTCTCGGTGAACAACTCGCCGTTCGCCGGCCAGGAAGGCAAGTACGTCACCAGCCGGCAGATCGGCGACCGGCTGCGCCGCGAGGCGCTCACGAACGTCTCGATCCGGATCGGCACGGGCGAGGCCACCGACACCTTCGAGGTCGCTGGTCGCGGCGAGCTGCAGATCGCGGTGCTGATCGAGACCATGCGCCGAGAGGGCTACGAGTTCGCCGTCTCGCAGCCGCAGATCATCGAACGCACCATCGACGGAAAGCGCTGCGAGCCGGTCGAGGACGTCGTCGCCGAGGTTCCCGAGCGGGCGACGGGCGCGGTGCTCGAGAAGCTCGGCTCGCGTCGCGGGCGGCTGGTGCAGATGGAGAGCCGCGGCTCGCGCACGCTGCTGAACTTCGTGGTGCCGTCGCGCGGCCTGTTCGGCTACCGGACCGAGTTCCTCACCGACACGCGCGGCGAGGGAACGCTGTACCGCAGCGTGCGCGGCTACGAAAAGCTCGCGGGCGAGCTCGGCGGGCGCGGCGTCGGCGCGATCGTCGCGAGCGAGACCGGTCGCTCCACGACCCACGCGCTGTTCAGCATCCAGGAGCGCGCGACCATGTTCATCGGCAACGGCGAGAACGTGTACGAGGGGCAGATCGTCGGAGAGAATCGCCGCGACAACGACATGAACGTGAACGTGACGCGCGCGAAGAAGCTCACCAACGTGCGCAACACCGGCCACGACGATGCCCAGGTTCTCACCCCGCCACGCCGCTTCACGATCGAATCCGCGCTGGAGTGGATCGAGGGCGACGAGCTGCTCGAGGTGACGCCCGAGAGCCTGCGCCTGCGCAAGCGCCTCCTGCCGGCGAATCAGAGGAAACGACCGGGCTGA
- a CDS encoding HAD-IA family hydrolase, with protein MVPIAPTRRTLDRIASLKRSGKITGGKFPFRTERWPAVRGFRSVSSGISRAKQGRPSLCAVETARSGRVVIFDFDGTLADTWRDLASALNRTLDDAGLPAVTGPQVKAGIGDGALKLLAMSLPEAERAPERLEAHYERFRAHYDRCCLDTTDLYPGMADCLDALSGETLAVLSNKPVRFLDRIIEGLGLESIFGAVLGGDTLSIRKPDPAVLVHVLDRLGRRSAEVWMVGDSAVDVETGLAAGARTIGCGWGLRGREELLAAGAEFLLEHPREIAATVLGQKERA; from the coding sequence ATCGTGCCGATCGCGCCCACCAGAAGGACGCTCGACAGGATTGCGAGCTTGAAGCGCAGCGGGAAGATCACAGGCGGGAAATTCCCTTTCCGTACCGAACGTTGGCCTGCGGTCCGAGGTTTTCGAAGCGTATCATCGGGGATCTCGCGCGCAAAGCAGGGCCGTCCTAGTCTGTGCGCGGTGGAGACAGCCCGGTCCGGCCGCGTCGTGATCTTCGACTTCGACGGCACGCTCGCCGACACGTGGCGCGACCTGGCCTCGGCTCTGAACCGGACGCTCGACGACGCCGGACTTCCCGCCGTCACGGGTCCACAGGTGAAGGCGGGGATCGGCGACGGCGCGCTGAAGCTGCTCGCGATGTCGCTTCCCGAAGCGGAGCGCGCGCCGGAGCGACTCGAAGCCCACTACGAGCGCTTTCGCGCCCACTACGACCGCTGCTGTCTCGACACGACCGATCTCTACCCGGGAATGGCCGACTGTCTGGACGCGCTCTCCGGCGAGACCCTGGCCGTGCTCTCGAACAAGCCGGTGCGCTTCCTCGATCGCATCATCGAAGGCCTCGGCCTCGAGTCGATCTTCGGCGCCGTGCTTGGCGGTGACACGCTCTCGATTCGCAAGCCCGACCCGGCCGTTCTCGTGCACGTGCTCGACCGACTCGGCCGCCGATCCGCCGAGGTCTGGATGGTCGGCGACAGCGCCGTCGACGTGGAGACGGGGCTCGCGGCCGGTGCGCGCACGATCGGCTGCGGTTGGGGACTGCGCGGTCGCGAAGAGCTGCTCGCGGCGGGCGCGGAATTCCTGCTCGAGCACCCGCGCGAGATCGCAGCGACGGTGCTGGGCCAGAAGGAGCGGGCCTGA
- a CDS encoding DUF1015 domain-containing protein → MRLAEIGLEVPEILLPAAGVDLARWAVVACDQYTSQPEYWRAVDHSVGDSPSALRLVLPEVHLEAPDIEARIAAIQARMREYLARGVFAKPLRGFVAVVRSTPHVAARRGLMVALDLERYDWRPGARALVRPTEATVPERLPPRLRVREGAALELPHVLVLIDDPGETVIGPVCDAASRTPALYDFELMNGAGRIRGFAVSEPARIEGVARSLAALAEPALQAAKYGASDGDPFLYASGDGNHSLAAAKLFWDRRKGALGAAQRERDPARFALVELVNVHDPGLRFEPIHRIVFDVDPEALLADLDRLAGAGPKHALPWLASTRSGVATLPAGDEPLAVAALQGFLDGWLAKHPEARIDYIHGDEALAELAAAPRRIGFRLPAFEKSALFPTVARRGVLPRKAFSLGEAEEKRFYLEARRLGPASD, encoded by the coding sequence ATGCGCCTCGCCGAGATCGGCCTCGAAGTGCCCGAGATCCTCTTGCCCGCAGCCGGCGTGGATCTCGCGCGTTGGGCGGTGGTCGCCTGCGACCAGTACACCTCCCAGCCCGAGTACTGGCGGGCCGTCGACCACAGCGTCGGTGATTCGCCGTCCGCGCTGCGTCTGGTGCTGCCCGAGGTCCATCTCGAGGCGCCCGACATCGAGGCGCGGATCGCGGCGATCCAGGCGCGAATGCGCGAGTACCTGGCGCGGGGCGTCTTCGCGAAGCCGCTGCGGGGCTTCGTCGCGGTCGTGCGCAGCACGCCTCATGTCGCGGCGCGCCGCGGGCTGATGGTGGCGCTGGACCTCGAGCGCTACGACTGGCGCCCGGGCGCGCGAGCGCTCGTGCGCCCGACCGAGGCGACCGTCCCCGAGCGCCTGCCCCCGCGCCTGCGCGTTCGAGAAGGTGCGGCGCTCGAGCTACCGCACGTGCTGGTCCTGATCGACGATCCCGGCGAGACCGTGATCGGTCCGGTCTGCGACGCGGCCTCTCGCACGCCTGCGCTCTACGACTTCGAGCTCATGAACGGGGCCGGCCGGATCCGGGGCTTCGCAGTGAGCGAGCCGGCGCGGATCGAAGGCGTGGCGCGCTCGCTCGCGGCGCTGGCCGAGCCCGCGCTTCAGGCCGCGAAATACGGGGCGAGCGACGGCGATCCGTTCCTGTACGCCTCCGGCGACGGCAACCACTCGCTCGCGGCCGCGAAGCTCTTCTGGGACCGCCGCAAGGGCGCGCTCGGCGCAGCGCAGCGCGAGCGGGACCCGGCGCGCTTCGCGCTCGTGGAGCTCGTGAACGTGCACGACCCCGGCCTGCGCTTCGAACCGATCCACCGGATCGTCTTCGACGTCGATCCGGAAGCGCTTCTCGCCGACCTCGACCGGCTTGCCGGCGCCGGCCCGAAGCACGCGCTGCCCTGGCTGGCCTCGACACGGTCCGGTGTCGCAACGCTGCCCGCCGGAGACGAGCCGCTGGCGGTCGCCGCGCTGCAGGGCTTTCTCGACGGCTGGCTCGCGAAGCACCCCGAGGCGCGCATCGACTACATCCACGGCGACGAGGCGCTGGCGGAGCTGGCGGCGGCGCCGCGCAGGATCGGCTTTCGGCTGCCCGCGTTCGAGAAGTCGGCGCTGTTTCCGACGGTCGCGCGGCGCGGCGTCCTGCCGCGAAAGGCGTTCTCGCTCGGCGAGGCGGAGGAGAAGCGCTTCTATCTGGAGGCCCGACGGCTCGGGCCTGCCTCCGACTGA
- a CDS encoding long-chain-fatty-acid--CoA ligase, translating into MPTQPDANVSSDALTPLVMLMRTARVFPDREAVVHGKLRWSYAQLALETGRMAGALRRAGVVAGDRVAILAPNTPAHLLAHFAMPLLGAPLVSINTRLAPAEIAYILDHCGAKILLVDPELAPPLDAILPARRALRTVVEIPDEFAPARPGKLAWDEFARDAPVLPISNTVSDEESVISINYTSGTTGQPKGVMYTHRGAYLNALSQIGVLGLDRRSTLIWTVPMFHCNGWCMAWAFTGAAGKHVCLRKVDPPEIFRLIDDEGITHLNGAPTVLLMLASDPAAQGRRFDPPLHTCTGGAPPSPTLLEQMEKLGVRITHLYGLTETYGPHVVCEMQDGWERLETGARAKLMSRQGVPYPHAIYLRVVDGEMNDVPADAATMGEVVMRGNNVMRGYYDDPEATAKAFAGGWFHSGDVGVVHPDGYIELRDRSKDIIISGGENISTIEVENIVVKHPAVLECAVVSMPHEKWGEVPKAFVALRPGANATAEEIIAFTREHLAAFKCPKAIEFGELPKTGTGKIQKFKLREKEWQGKGRVIMGVEFKGN; encoded by the coding sequence ATGCCGACACAGCCGGACGCGAACGTGTCAAGCGATGCGCTCACGCCGCTCGTCATGCTGATGCGCACGGCGCGCGTCTTCCCGGACCGCGAAGCGGTCGTACACGGCAAGCTGCGCTGGAGCTACGCGCAGCTCGCGCTCGAGACCGGGCGAATGGCGGGCGCACTGCGCCGCGCGGGCGTGGTCGCGGGCGATCGCGTCGCGATCCTGGCGCCGAACACGCCCGCCCACCTGCTCGCGCACTTCGCCATGCCGCTGCTCGGCGCGCCGCTGGTCTCGATCAACACGCGGCTCGCGCCGGCCGAGATCGCCTACATCCTCGACCACTGCGGCGCCAAGATCCTGCTCGTCGATCCGGAGCTCGCGCCGCCGCTCGACGCGATCCTTCCCGCGCGGCGGGCGCTGCGGACGGTCGTCGAGATTCCCGACGAATTCGCGCCCGCGCGGCCGGGCAAGCTCGCCTGGGACGAGTTCGCGAGGGACGCGCCGGTGCTGCCGATCTCGAACACGGTCTCCGACGAGGAGAGCGTGATCTCGATCAACTACACCTCGGGCACGACGGGCCAGCCCAAGGGAGTGATGTACACGCATCGCGGCGCGTACCTGAACGCGCTCTCCCAGATCGGGGTGCTGGGGCTCGACCGCCGCTCGACGCTGATCTGGACCGTGCCGATGTTCCACTGCAACGGCTGGTGCATGGCCTGGGCGTTCACCGGCGCGGCCGGCAAGCACGTCTGCCTGCGCAAGGTCGATCCGCCGGAGATCTTCCGGCTGATCGACGACGAGGGCATCACGCACCTGAACGGCGCGCCGACCGTGCTGCTCATGCTCGCGTCGGATCCGGCCGCGCAGGGAAGACGCTTCGACCCACCGCTCCACACATGCACGGGCGGAGCGCCGCCGTCGCCGACGCTGCTAGAGCAGATGGAGAAGCTCGGCGTCCGGATCACGCACTTGTACGGGCTGACCGAGACCTACGGTCCGCACGTCGTCTGCGAGATGCAGGACGGCTGGGAGCGGCTCGAGACGGGGGCGCGCGCGAAGCTGATGTCCCGCCAGGGCGTGCCGTACCCGCACGCGATCTACCTGCGCGTGGTCGACGGCGAGATGAACGACGTGCCCGCCGACGCCGCGACCATGGGCGAGGTCGTGATGCGCGGCAACAACGTGATGCGCGGCTACTACGACGACCCCGAGGCCACCGCGAAGGCGTTCGCCGGCGGCTGGTTCCACTCCGGCGACGTGGGCGTCGTGCACCCCGACGGCTACATCGAGCTTCGCGACCGCTCCAAGGACATCATCATCTCGGGCGGCGAGAACATCTCCACGATCGAGGTCGAGAACATCGTCGTGAAGCACCCCGCAGTGCTCGAGTGCGCGGTCGTCTCGATGCCGCACGAGAAGTGGGGAGAGGTGCCGAAGGCGTTCGTGGCGCTGCGCCCGGGCGCGAACGCGACCGCCGAGGAGATCATCGCGTTCACGCGCGAGCACCTCGCCGCATTCAAGTGCCCCAAGGCGATCGAGTTCGGCGAGCTGCCCAAGACCGGCACCGGCAAGATCCAGAAGTTCAAGCTGCGCGAGAAGGAATGGCAGGGGAAGGGCCGCGTGATCATGGGCGTCGAGTTCAAGGGAAACTAG
- a CDS encoding D-2-hydroxyacid dehydrogenase has protein sequence MSTGRIARIHIYHGISQELSEALARPLRARLPDREVIVWAREDELRAGIGEVEALLAYRPPRGLWAGATRLRLFQMMGAGVDALLPAPDLPSAVRIANARGIHGPQMSEFALGMILALAKRLPRALEQSRNRLWKPYAVDTISGRTLGILGLGAIGSAVAEKANALGMRVIGTQREPKATPHVDRVFAGDGTRAVLRESDFVVVLLPLTPRTRGSLGAVELGWLRPSAYLVNLARGGIVDEDALAAALRAGRLAGAALDVFAEEPLPATSPLWSAPNTILSPHVSGLGPGYMDRLTEIFAENLQRIETGRPLRNEVDRARGY, from the coding sequence ATGTCCACAGGCCGTATCGCGCGAATCCACATCTATCACGGGATCTCGCAGGAGCTCTCCGAGGCCCTCGCCCGCCCGCTCCGCGCGCGCCTGCCCGATCGCGAGGTGATCGTCTGGGCCCGCGAGGACGAGCTTCGCGCGGGCATCGGCGAGGTCGAGGCGCTGCTCGCGTACCGCCCGCCGCGCGGCCTCTGGGCCGGAGCGACGCGGCTGCGGCTGTTCCAGATGATGGGCGCGGGTGTCGACGCGCTCTTGCCGGCCCCCGATCTGCCTTCGGCAGTGCGAATCGCGAACGCGCGCGGCATCCACGGACCGCAGATGAGCGAGTTCGCGCTCGGAATGATCCTCGCGCTCGCCAAGCGCTTGCCTCGGGCGCTCGAGCAGAGCCGCAATCGGCTCTGGAAGCCCTACGCGGTCGACACCATTTCGGGTCGCACGCTCGGGATCCTGGGGCTGGGTGCGATCGGCTCGGCCGTGGCGGAGAAGGCGAACGCGCTGGGGATGCGCGTGATCGGCACGCAGCGAGAGCCGAAAGCCACCCCTCACGTCGACCGGGTCTTCGCAGGCGACGGGACGCGAGCCGTGCTTCGCGAGTCGGATTTCGTGGTCGTGCTGCTGCCCCTCACGCCCCGGACGCGCGGCTCGCTCGGAGCAGTGGAGCTGGGCTGGCTGCGCCCTAGCGCGTACCTGGTGAACCTGGCCCGGGGCGGAATCGTGGACGAGGACGCGCTCGCGGCGGCGCTTCGTGCCGGACGGCTCGCCGGCGCGGCTCTCGACGTCTTCGCGGAGGAGCCGCTCCCGGCCACGAGCCCGCTCTGGAGCGCGCCGAACACGATCCTTTCGCCGCACGTCTCGGGCCTGGGCCCGGGCTACATGGACCGACTCACGGAGATCTTCGCCGAGAACCTGCAGCGCATCGAAACGGGCCGGCCGCTTCGCAACGAAGTCGACCGCGCGCGCGGCTACTGA
- a CDS encoding HAMP domain-containing protein — protein MIFPLRFKLAILSSVLLVGAIGTISLVVLERSAQALADEAGKRAVVLAQQLARNAREPLLLEDDLRLSQLLATVSNESEVTVTRVLDKSGRVIASSRDDEAEIRDRMTREKELATWPLGGMLIVAARMTYRDLDIGEAQVVLDVKAVTGRAIRAARRQVLVAAGILLGIGLVIAFVVSGILSRPLRQLRLAVNALAAGDLSARVQPTSRDEIGVLARAFNEMSESLGEKRRIETAFRRYVSDHVLREVIDSPESIHLKGELREVSVIYLDIRKFTRLTGTLGPKRTVAFLNECFDLITARLLDHGATVDKYIGDAILAYLGAPIETDDHAQRAVAAAIAVQRAINERNRGCELAGKPFVRLEVGIGIHTGPVVVGNIGSELKMDYTAIGEPVNVANRMQALAGPGQIKITGEVRGRLGELIDVKPEGTRMLEGVDHPIEVFEVLY, from the coding sequence GTGATCTTCCCGCTGCGCTTCAAGCTCGCAATCCTGTCGAGCGTCCTTCTGGTGGGCGCGATCGGCACGATCTCGCTGGTCGTGCTGGAGCGGAGCGCGCAGGCGCTGGCCGACGAGGCCGGAAAGCGCGCGGTCGTCCTGGCTCAGCAGCTGGCGCGCAACGCCCGCGAGCCGCTGCTGCTCGAGGACGACCTGCGGCTCTCGCAGCTGCTCGCGACGGTCTCGAACGAGTCGGAGGTCACCGTCACCCGCGTGCTCGACAAGAGCGGACGCGTGATCGCGTCCTCGCGCGACGACGAGGCGGAGATCCGCGATCGCATGACGCGCGAGAAGGAGCTCGCGACCTGGCCGCTCGGCGGAATGCTGATCGTGGCCGCGCGCATGACCTACCGCGACCTCGACATCGGCGAGGCGCAGGTCGTGCTCGACGTGAAGGCGGTCACCGGACGCGCGATCCGCGCCGCGCGGCGTCAGGTGCTGGTCGCCGCGGGGATCCTGCTCGGCATCGGCCTCGTGATCGCGTTCGTCGTGTCGGGAATCCTGAGCCGACCGCTGCGGCAGCTTCGCCTGGCGGTGAACGCGCTCGCGGCCGGCGACCTCTCCGCGCGCGTGCAGCCGACCTCGCGCGACGAGATCGGCGTGCTGGCGCGCGCCTTCAACGAGATGAGCGAGAGCCTGGGAGAGAAGCGCCGGATCGAGACTGCGTTCAGGCGCTACGTCTCCGACCACGTGCTCCGCGAGGTGATCGACTCGCCCGAGTCGATCCATCTGAAGGGCGAGCTCCGCGAGGTCTCGGTCATCTATCTCGACATCCGGAAATTCACGCGACTGACGGGCACCCTCGGACCGAAGCGGACCGTCGCCTTTCTGAACGAGTGCTTCGACCTGATCACGGCTCGGCTGCTCGACCACGGAGCGACCGTCGACAAGTACATCGGCGACGCGATCCTGGCCTACCTGGGCGCGCCGATCGAGACCGACGACCACGCGCAGCGCGCCGTCGCCGCCGCCATCGCCGTCCAGCGAGCGATCAACGAGCGCAATCGGGGCTGCGAGCTAGCGGGGAAGCCGTTCGTGCGGCTCGAGGTCGGGATCGGCATCCACACCGGTCCCGTCGTCGTGGGAAACATCGGCTCCGAGCTGAAGATGGACTACACCGCGATCGGAGAGCCGGTGAACGTCGCGAACCGGATGCAGGCGCTGGCCGGCCCGGGCCAGATCAAGATCACCGGAGAGGTCCGCGGGCGGCTCGGCGAGCTGATCGACGTGAAGCCGGAAGGAACCCGGATGCTCGAGGGGGTCGATCACCCCATCGAGGTCTTCGAAGTCCTGTACTGA
- a CDS encoding MmgE/PrpD family protein — protein MSATERLAEFACGLSLEKVPESARESARAAMLDAVACAIAGRDERVTRELRGFALEQGSYPRASLWGTGERVSPALAALVNGAAAHALDFDDVSWAMNGHPTVPLLPAAFALAEALGRSGAELMLAYVAGFEVQARLGQALGKPHYERGWHATSTLGVFGATAASGVLLGLDAGALRRAFGIATSRAAGTRGNFGTDAKPLHAGLAARAGLEAAELARRSVTARPDALEMELGLADLYGGARPLELPPLDAGFALDDPGVELKPYPSCRFTHRAIDAVLALREKHEGRELRAIECASDPLGLSILIYPEPHTGLEAKFSLQYCVAIAWLSGWPGLDAFSDARAAADDVQALLRRVSVRATRSADEEVELIFSDGTRARQSVRIARGHPQNPLSDAHREAKLALCLEPALGVQRARALIDSFSSLETLRDVRELAGRLA, from the coding sequence ATGAGTGCGACCGAGCGTCTGGCGGAGTTTGCCTGCGGGCTCTCGCTCGAGAAAGTGCCCGAGTCGGCGCGCGAGAGTGCGCGAGCGGCGATGCTCGACGCGGTCGCGTGCGCGATCGCCGGGCGCGACGAGCGCGTGACTCGCGAGCTGCGCGGCTTCGCGCTCGAGCAGGGCTCGTACCCTCGCGCGAGTCTCTGGGGAACCGGAGAGCGCGTCTCGCCGGCGCTCGCCGCGCTCGTGAACGGAGCAGCCGCGCACGCGCTCGATTTCGACGACGTCTCCTGGGCGATGAACGGTCACCCGACGGTTCCGCTGCTGCCCGCCGCGTTCGCGCTGGCCGAGGCACTCGGGCGCTCGGGCGCGGAGCTGATGCTCGCTTACGTCGCCGGATTCGAAGTCCAGGCGCGGCTCGGACAGGCGCTCGGAAAGCCGCACTACGAGCGCGGCTGGCACGCGACGTCCACGCTCGGCGTCTTCGGAGCCACGGCGGCGTCGGGCGTGCTGCTCGGGCTCGACGCGGGCGCGCTTCGCCGCGCGTTCGGGATCGCGACCTCGCGGGCGGCGGGAACGCGCGGGAACTTCGGCACCGACGCCAAGCCGCTGCACGCGGGACTGGCCGCGCGCGCGGGTCTCGAGGCGGCCGAGCTCGCGCGCCGCTCCGTGACCGCGCGTCCCGACGCGCTCGAGATGGAGCTGGGGCTCGCGGATCTCTACGGCGGCGCGCGTCCGCTCGAGCTGCCGCCGCTCGACGCCGGCTTCGCGCTCGACGATCCGGGCGTGGAGCTGAAGCCGTATCCGTCGTGCCGCTTCACGCACCGCGCGATCGACGCCGTGCTCGCGCTGCGCGAGAAGCATGAAGGCCGCGAGCTGCGCGCGATCGAATGCGCGAGCGACCCGCTCGGGCTCTCGATCCTGATCTACCCGGAGCCTCACACCGGGCTCGAGGCGAAGTTCTCGCTCCAGTACTGCGTCGCGATTGCCTGGCTCTCGGGCTGGCCCGGCCTGGACGCGTTCTCCGATGCGCGCGCTGCAGCCGACGACGTCCAGGCTCTGCTCCGCCGCGTCAGCGTGCGCGCGACCCGCTCCGCCGACGAGGAGGTCGAGCTGATCTTCTCCGACGGCACGCGCGCGAGGCAGAGCGTGAGGATCGCGCGCGGACATCCGCAAAACCCGCTGAGCGACGCACATCGCGAGGCGAAGCTCGCGCTCTGTCTCGAGCCCGCGCTGGGTGTGCAGCGGGCACGGGCGCTGATCGACTCGTTCTCGTCGCTCGAGACCCTCCGCGACGTGCGAGAGCTTGCAGGGAGGCTCGCGTGA
- a CDS encoding SDR family oxidoreductase yields MRLAGKRAIVTGAASGIGRASAILFASEGASVLAVDLAEEGLEGTRREIERLGAKCLIRRADASDEDVVRELVAAAKRDLGGLEVCYANAGISGGFVPLLELTAGDWERVLRVNLIGPFLAIKHAAPLMRDAGGGSIVCTASVAGLRSGAGGSAYSASKAGVISLVQTAANQLSGSNVRVNAICPGLIETGMTRPIFELARERGSDKKLGQLNPLKRAGQPVEIARMALFLASDEASYVNGQAFAVDGGLSSSHPFVPGRIA; encoded by the coding sequence ATGAGGTTGGCCGGAAAGCGCGCGATCGTCACGGGAGCCGCGAGCGGAATCGGGCGCGCGAGCGCGATCCTGTTCGCCTCGGAGGGAGCGAGCGTGCTCGCGGTCGACCTTGCCGAGGAGGGGCTCGAGGGGACCCGCCGGGAGATCGAGAGGCTGGGCGCGAAGTGCCTGATCCGCCGCGCCGACGCATCGGACGAGGACGTCGTGCGCGAGCTCGTCGCGGCGGCGAAGCGAGACCTCGGCGGGCTCGAGGTCTGCTACGCGAACGCAGGGATCAGCGGCGGGTTCGTTCCGCTGCTCGAGCTCACGGCCGGCGACTGGGAGCGGGTCCTGCGCGTGAACCTGATCGGCCCGTTCCTCGCGATCAAGCACGCCGCGCCGCTGATGCGCGACGCCGGCGGCGGATCGATCGTGTGCACCGCGTCGGTCGCGGGACTGCGCTCCGGAGCCGGCGGCTCCGCGTACAGCGCCAGCAAAGCGGGGGTGATCAGCCTGGTGCAAACGGCGGCGAACCAGCTCTCGGGAAGCAACGTGCGCGTGAACGCGATCTGTCCCGGCCTGATCGAAACCGGCATGACCCGGCCGATCTTCGAGCTCGCGCGCGAGCGCGGAAGCGACAAGAAGCTCGGCCAGCTGAACCCCCTGAAGCGCGCCGGGCAGCCGGTCGAGATCGCGCGGATGGCGCTGTTCCTGGCCAGCGACGAAGCGAGCTACGTGAACGGGCAGGCGTTCGCGGTGGACGGCGGGCTCTCGTCGAGTCACCCGTTCGTGCCGGGGCGGATCGCGTGA
- a CDS encoding isocitrate lyase/PEP mutase family protein: protein MTLSVGVWDALSAKLAERAGFELLFVSGFAVAGTQLGEPDFGLLTQTEMLDCARRIVRAVRVPVIVDGDTGHGGPLNVQRLVRELIALGAAGVLLEDQVWPKRCGHMQGKEVIRAEEHAQKIRAAADARAGASFTILGRTDARAPLGLDEAIRRGRLYREAGADLIFVEAPQSRDELARIGREVPGPLMANMVEGGKTPILRRSELRELGFEYVVYPLTGLLAASRAMERAFEALVRTGVSADDASAKTSFAEFTGIVGLEGKYADAERYKV, encoded by the coding sequence GTGACGCTCTCGGTCGGTGTCTGGGACGCGCTCTCGGCGAAGCTCGCGGAGCGGGCGGGCTTCGAGCTGCTCTTCGTCTCGGGCTTCGCCGTGGCGGGAACGCAGCTCGGCGAGCCGGACTTCGGGCTGCTCACACAGACGGAGATGCTCGACTGCGCGCGGCGAATCGTGCGCGCGGTGCGCGTGCCCGTGATCGTCGACGGCGACACGGGCCACGGCGGGCCGCTGAACGTGCAGCGGCTGGTTCGCGAGCTGATCGCGCTCGGCGCCGCGGGAGTGCTGCTCGAGGACCAGGTCTGGCCGAAGCGCTGCGGCCACATGCAGGGCAAGGAGGTGATCCGAGCCGAGGAGCACGCGCAGAAGATCCGCGCGGCCGCCGATGCCCGCGCGGGCGCGAGCTTCACGATCCTCGGTCGCACGGACGCGCGCGCGCCGCTCGGTCTCGACGAGGCGATCCGGCGCGGGCGCCTGTACCGCGAGGCGGGTGCGGATCTGATCTTCGTCGAGGCGCCGCAGTCCCGCGACGAGCTGGCGAGGATCGGCCGCGAAGTTCCCGGCCCGCTGATGGCGAACATGGTCGAGGGCGGAAAGACGCCGATCCTCCGCCGTTCCGAGCTTCGCGAGCTCGGCTTCGAGTACGTCGTCTACCCGCTCACCGGCCTGCTGGCGGCGTCGCGCGCGATGGAGCGGGCCTTCGAAGCGCTGGTGAGGACGGGAGTCTCCGCGGACGACGCGAGCGCGAAGACGAGCTTCGCCGAGTTCACCGGGATCGTCGGACTGGAAGGGAAGTACGCGGACGCGGAGCGCTACAAGGTCTGA